A single Thermosynechococcus vestitus BP-1 DNA region contains:
- a CDS encoding S-layer homology domain-containing protein: MKQYQAEGRRTLKRSRQLGWIFLSALLLSSCEGSGLQNWFAADPNAEQWASQSPTATPAAAAPAALPENLQFPKATLLSTQPQAGAPQTTVTRWQVAAPAIAIQQFYSQQFQQLGWQLTEQQVSDQTITLKGRNSELDVTVTINTVPENNLTMFTVAYTPVKSTPATAAPQPHLSAPQAFTDLDQAPAPLQPAIRDLAELGVLSTTGDRLQPNIPIRRGQFVRWLVTTYNRFYADRPARQIRLGSRNDTPIFQDVPRDHPDFPYIQGLAMAGFLPSPLTGDTSALFRPEAPLTRETLLQWKVPLDQQGRLSPSTIDRIQQTWGFKDSQRIAPPAINAVAADYLAGDLSNIRRVWGETLLLQPQKPVTHAEAAAALWYIGNGTEGLSAAMVKQAPPSPS, from the coding sequence GTGAAACAGTATCAAGCTGAGGGTCGAAGAACGTTGAAGCGATCGCGCCAATTGGGATGGATCTTCTTGAGTGCCCTGCTTCTCAGTAGTTGTGAGGGCAGTGGACTACAAAATTGGTTTGCTGCCGACCCCAATGCCGAGCAATGGGCAAGCCAATCCCCGACAGCAACGCCCGCTGCGGCAGCCCCAGCCGCCCTGCCAGAAAATTTACAGTTTCCCAAGGCCACTCTCCTAAGCACTCAACCGCAGGCGGGAGCCCCCCAAACCACAGTAACCCGCTGGCAAGTAGCAGCGCCGGCGATCGCCATCCAGCAATTCTATAGTCAGCAATTTCAACAATTGGGCTGGCAACTGACAGAGCAACAGGTGAGTGATCAGACCATCACCCTCAAGGGGCGCAATTCTGAACTGGACGTGACGGTCACTATCAACACAGTGCCAGAAAATAACCTGACAATGTTTACCGTAGCTTACACCCCCGTCAAGAGCACCCCAGCCACAGCGGCTCCCCAACCCCACCTTAGCGCACCCCAAGCCTTTACAGATCTCGATCAAGCCCCCGCTCCCCTCCAACCCGCCATTCGCGATTTAGCCGAACTGGGGGTGCTGAGCACGACGGGCGATCGCCTGCAACCCAATATCCCCATCCGTCGTGGCCAGTTTGTGCGCTGGTTAGTCACTACCTACAACCGCTTTTATGCCGATCGCCCCGCACGGCAAATCCGCCTTGGCAGCCGCAATGACACACCTATTTTCCAAGATGTCCCCCGTGATCATCCCGACTTTCCCTATATTCAAGGACTGGCGATGGCAGGATTTTTGCCCAGTCCCCTCACTGGCGATACCAGTGCTCTCTTTCGCCCTGAGGCTCCCCTCACCCGTGAAACACTATTGCAGTGGAAAGTTCCCCTGGATCAGCAGGGGCGGCTGAGTCCCAGCACGATTGATCGCATTCAGCAAACATGGGGGTTCAAGGACAGTCAACGGATTGCTCCCCCTGCCATCAATGCCGTGGCCGCTGACTACCTCGCGGGGGATCTCTCGAACATTCGCCGCGTTTGGGGAGAAACCCTCTTGCTCCAGCCCCAAA
- the speA gene encoding biosynthetic arginine decarboxylase codes for MALTVTKTSNWTIEDSEQLYRIQGWGEPYFGINAAGHVTVSPKGDRGGSLDLYELVQALQQRNISLPLLLRFSDILEDRIERLNACFARAIARYGYQGAYKGVFPIKCNQQRHIIEALVRFGQSHQFGLEAGSKPELLIALAMLNTPGALLICNGYKDRSYIETAILARRLGHTSIIVLEQPEEVAEVIAVSQALGIEPIVGVRAKLSTQGVGRWGTSAGDRAKFGLTVPEILTAVEQLRAAGMLNALQLLHFHIGSQISAISVIKDAIREAGQIYGELVRLGANMQYLDVGGGLGVDYDGSKTNFHASKNYSMQNYASDVVAGIKDACRQRGIPDPTLISESGRAIASHQSVLIFNVLGVSEVPKITPEPATAEEHLIIRNLYDTYQAIDENNYQEAYNDALQFKGEAISLFNFGYLSLPERARAESLFWACCAKILGIARQQEYVPDDLEDLEKIMASIYYINLSVFQSVPDSWAIDQLFPIMPIHRLDEEPTERGILADLTCDSDGKIDQFIDLRDVKSVLELHPFRPGEPYYLGLFLNGAYQEIMGNLHNLFGDTNAVHIRLTPKGYEIEHLVRGDTMQEVLGYVQYQGDALLEKIRCRTEAALAEEQITLAEAQHLLENYERSLRSYTYLSS; via the coding sequence ATGGCATTGACCGTTACGAAAACCAGCAATTGGACGATTGAGGACAGTGAGCAGCTCTACCGCATTCAGGGCTGGGGCGAACCCTACTTTGGTATTAATGCTGCGGGTCATGTCACCGTCTCTCCCAAGGGCGATCGCGGCGGGTCGTTGGATCTCTATGAACTGGTACAGGCGCTCCAACAGCGCAATATTAGCCTCCCCCTGCTGCTGCGGTTTTCCGATATTCTTGAGGATCGCATTGAGCGACTGAATGCCTGCTTTGCTCGAGCCATTGCCCGCTATGGCTATCAGGGAGCCTATAAGGGAGTCTTTCCCATCAAGTGCAATCAACAGCGCCACATCATTGAGGCCCTCGTGCGCTTTGGTCAGTCCCATCAGTTTGGCCTCGAGGCGGGATCAAAACCAGAACTACTGATTGCCTTGGCGATGCTGAATACCCCAGGGGCACTGCTGATCTGCAATGGCTATAAGGATCGCAGCTACATTGAAACGGCCATTCTGGCCCGTCGCCTTGGCCACACCTCCATCATTGTCCTTGAGCAGCCTGAAGAAGTTGCGGAAGTGATTGCTGTCAGTCAGGCTTTGGGCATTGAGCCGATTGTGGGTGTGCGGGCAAAACTCAGTACCCAAGGGGTGGGGCGCTGGGGTACCTCCGCTGGCGATCGCGCCAAGTTTGGTCTGACGGTGCCAGAGATTTTAACGGCAGTCGAGCAACTGCGAGCAGCGGGGATGCTCAATGCTCTGCAACTATTGCACTTTCACATTGGCTCGCAAATCTCTGCCATTAGCGTTATCAAGGATGCGATTCGCGAGGCGGGGCAGATCTACGGTGAACTGGTACGCCTTGGCGCCAATATGCAGTACCTTGATGTGGGCGGCGGCTTGGGGGTAGACTACGACGGCTCCAAAACCAATTTCCATGCCTCGAAAAACTACAGTATGCAAAACTATGCCAGTGACGTCGTGGCTGGGATTAAGGACGCCTGTCGGCAGCGGGGCATCCCCGATCCGACCCTCATTAGTGAGAGTGGTCGTGCCATTGCCTCCCATCAATCGGTGTTAATTTTCAATGTCTTGGGGGTCAGCGAAGTGCCCAAAATTACCCCCGAACCCGCCACCGCAGAGGAGCACCTCATTATCCGCAACCTCTACGACACCTACCAAGCAATTGATGAGAACAACTACCAAGAGGCCTACAACGACGCCCTGCAATTTAAGGGGGAAGCCATCAGTCTCTTTAACTTTGGCTATTTGAGTTTGCCGGAGCGGGCACGGGCAGAGAGTCTCTTTTGGGCCTGTTGTGCCAAGATCCTCGGCATTGCTCGCCAGCAGGAATATGTGCCCGATGATCTCGAAGACCTTGAGAAAATCATGGCTTCGATTTACTACATCAATCTATCGGTGTTTCAGTCAGTGCCCGATAGCTGGGCGATCGATCAACTGTTTCCGATTATGCCGATCCACCGCCTGGATGAGGAACCCACAGAACGGGGCATCCTTGCGGATCTCACCTGCGACAGCGACGGTAAAATTGACCAGTTCATTGACCTGCGGGATGTGAAATCCGTCTTGGAACTGCATCCCTTTCGCCCGGGGGAACCCTACTACCTTGGCCTTTTTCTCAACGGTGCCTACCAAGAGATCATGGGCAATCTCCACAATCTCTTTGGGGATACGAATGCCGTTCATATCCGTCTAACCCCCAAGGGCTACGAAATTGAGCATTTGGTGCGGGGCGATACAATGCAAGAAGTTCTAGGCTATGTGCAGTACCAAGGGGATGCGCTGCTGGAAAAAATTCGCTGTCGCACGGAGGCGGCGCTGGCAGAAGAACAAATTACCTTGGCCGAGGCGCAGCACTTGCTAGAAAACTATGAGCGGAGTTTGCGCAGCTACACCTACCTCTCCTCCTAG
- the accC gene encoding acetyl-CoA carboxylase biotin carboxylase subunit, translated as MAFRKILIANRGEIALRILRTCEELGIATVAVYSTVDRHALHVQLADEAVCIGEAPSSRSYLNIPNIIAAALTRHVSAIHPGYGFLAENARFAEICADHKITFIGPSPAAMRAMGDKSTAKATMQRVGVPTIPGSDGLVQDEETARAIARQIGYPLMIKATAGGGGRGMRLVRSEEELGRSLSAAQGEAEAAFGNAGVYLERFIENPRHIEFQILADSYGNVIHLGERDCSVQRRHQKLLEEAPSPALTPELRAKMGEAAVTAAKAINYVGAGTIEFLLDGQNNFYFMEMNTRIQVEHTVTEMITGLDLIAEQIRIAQGEPLRLTQEQVQLQGHAIECRINAEDPERNFRPHPGRISGYLPPGGPGVRMDSHVYTDYEIPPYYDSLIGKLVVWGSDRPAAIARMKRALRECAIMGVPTTIPFHQQVMDTPEFRSGIVYTNFVDKLMTTLGWNA; from the coding sequence ATGGCCTTTAGGAAAATTTTGATTGCCAATCGTGGCGAAATTGCCCTGCGGATTCTGCGCACCTGTGAGGAACTGGGCATTGCAACGGTTGCTGTCTATTCCACGGTGGATCGCCATGCGCTACACGTGCAATTGGCCGATGAGGCGGTGTGCATTGGCGAAGCCCCCAGTAGCCGCAGCTATCTCAATATCCCTAACATTATTGCTGCTGCCCTCACCCGCCATGTCTCAGCAATTCACCCTGGCTATGGCTTTTTGGCGGAAAATGCCCGCTTTGCCGAGATCTGCGCCGATCACAAAATTACATTTATTGGTCCGAGTCCCGCTGCCATGCGTGCCATGGGGGATAAATCCACCGCCAAAGCAACAATGCAACGGGTGGGGGTGCCGACAATTCCCGGCAGTGATGGACTGGTGCAGGATGAGGAAACGGCGCGGGCGATCGCTCGTCAAATTGGCTATCCCCTGATGATCAAAGCGACCGCTGGGGGAGGGGGTCGCGGGATGCGCTTGGTGCGTTCTGAGGAGGAGCTGGGGCGCTCGTTAAGTGCTGCCCAGGGCGAAGCGGAAGCTGCCTTTGGCAATGCCGGCGTCTATCTGGAGCGATTTATTGAAAATCCCCGCCACATTGAATTCCAAATTCTCGCGGATAGCTATGGCAATGTCATTCACTTAGGGGAGCGCGATTGCTCCGTCCAAAGGCGTCACCAAAAGCTCCTTGAGGAAGCCCCTAGCCCTGCCCTCACCCCGGAACTGCGCGCCAAGATGGGGGAAGCTGCTGTCACCGCTGCCAAAGCCATTAACTATGTCGGTGCGGGCACAATTGAATTTCTCCTCGACGGCCAAAACAACTTCTACTTTATGGAGATGAATACCCGCATTCAGGTGGAGCACACGGTCACGGAAATGATTACGGGTCTCGATCTGATTGCGGAGCAGATTCGCATTGCTCAGGGGGAACCCCTCCGCTTGACCCAAGAGCAGGTTCAGTTGCAGGGACACGCCATTGAGTGCCGCATCAATGCCGAAGATCCAGAGCGTAATTTCCGTCCCCATCCCGGTCGCATTAGTGGCTACTTGCCCCCGGGAGGACCGGGGGTACGTATGGATTCCCATGTCTATACTGACTATGAAATCCCCCCCTACTATGATTCCCTCATTGGGAAATTAGTTGTGTGGGGGAGCGATCGCCCCGCTGCCATTGCCCGCATGAAGCGTGCCCTCCGGGAATGTGCGATTATGGGGGTGCCCACCACCATCCCCTTCCATCAGCAGGTAATGGACACACCGGAGTTCCGCAGCGGTATTGTCTATACCAACTTTGTGGATAAGCTCATGACTACCTTGGGCTGGAATGCTTAA
- the murG gene encoding undecaprenyldiphospho-muramoylpentapeptide beta-N-acetylglucosaminyltransferase, with translation MLGQRKLLIAASGTGGHLFPALAVAQELPEYEIHWLGVRDRLENQLIPPHYPLHTVNFSGLQGKTPWAKLRPLWQFWGVFWQTRQLLKQGDFQGVFTTGGYIAAPAILAARSLGRVAILHESNALPGKVTRWLAPWCTLVALGTPASLAYLQSKRLNLRVTGTPVRPDILHPGNLELPIPKAVPLIVVMGGSQGAVAINRLVRATVHRWLEAGAWVVHLTGNHDLDAPTIQHPHYLVFPFFEPMGPLLHRADIAISRAGASTLAELTLTATPALLIPYPYAAEDHQTVNAEVLVRAGAAEMIPQSALTGDRLGQIILEWLGQPQKLQAMAENARQLAMPNSSQQVADLIRRLIPAP, from the coding sequence ATGCTGGGGCAAAGGAAATTACTGATTGCAGCAAGTGGCACAGGAGGGCATCTCTTTCCGGCGCTGGCAGTGGCCCAGGAGTTACCTGAATATGAGATCCATTGGTTAGGGGTGCGCGATCGCCTGGAAAACCAGCTGATTCCCCCTCATTACCCACTACATACGGTGAACTTTAGTGGACTGCAGGGCAAAACACCCTGGGCTAAGTTGCGCCCCCTCTGGCAATTTTGGGGTGTCTTTTGGCAAACCCGGCAGCTCCTCAAGCAGGGAGACTTTCAGGGGGTGTTTACCACAGGGGGATACATTGCTGCTCCTGCCATTCTAGCCGCCCGCAGTTTGGGACGCGTGGCCATCCTCCATGAATCCAACGCCCTACCGGGCAAAGTCACCCGCTGGCTGGCTCCTTGGTGTACCCTGGTGGCCCTAGGTACCCCTGCGAGTTTGGCCTACCTCCAATCGAAACGGCTGAATCTACGGGTCACTGGCACACCGGTGCGCCCCGACATTCTCCATCCCGGCAACCTGGAGTTACCGATTCCCAAGGCGGTGCCCCTGATTGTAGTGATGGGGGGCAGCCAAGGGGCAGTGGCCATCAATCGCCTTGTGCGGGCAACGGTTCACCGCTGGCTCGAGGCCGGGGCTTGGGTCGTGCATCTCACGGGCAACCATGATCTCGATGCTCCCACTATTCAGCATCCCCACTACCTTGTCTTTCCCTTTTTTGAACCCATGGGACCTTTACTCCATCGCGCTGATATTGCCATTAGCCGAGCGGGCGCCAGTACCTTGGCAGAACTCACCCTGACGGCAACCCCTGCCCTGTTGATTCCCTATCCCTATGCCGCTGAGGATCACCAAACGGTGAATGCCGAAGTGCTGGTCAGGGCCGGGGCGGCTGAGATGATTCCCCAATCGGCATTGACGGGCGATCGCCTTGGACAGATCATTTTAGAATGGCTAGGGCAGCCGCAAAAATTACAAGCCATGGCAGAGAATGCCCGCCAATTGGCGATGCCCAACAGCAGTCAGCAGGTCGCTGATCTCATTCGTAGGCTGATTCCCGCCCCCTAG
- a CDS encoding low molecular weight protein-tyrosine-phosphatase, whose protein sequence is MPIRLLFVCLGNICRSPAAEGIMKDLVKKAGLEHQIQCDSAGTSNFHVGDPPDARMVMTARQRQLHLTHRARQFHAADFEEFDLILAMDRENYYDILRLDPAGKYRDKVRLMCDFCRHHDAKEVPDPYYGGRQGFEKVLDLLTDACEGLLEYLKANYPQLEEQH, encoded by the coding sequence ATGCCCATCCGTCTTCTTTTTGTTTGCCTTGGTAATATCTGTCGCTCCCCTGCCGCTGAAGGGATCATGAAGGATTTAGTGAAAAAGGCAGGTTTAGAGCATCAAATTCAGTGCGATTCCGCTGGCACTAGCAACTTCCACGTGGGCGATCCACCGGATGCACGGATGGTCATGACGGCACGGCAACGGCAACTCCACTTGACCCATCGAGCCCGCCAATTTCATGCTGCTGACTTTGAGGAATTTGATCTAATTTTGGCGATGGATCGGGAAAATTACTACGATATTTTGCGCCTTGATCCGGCGGGGAAATACCGCGATAAAGTGCGGCTGATGTGTGATTTTTGCCGTCACCACGACGCGAAGGAAGTGCCCGACCCCTACTACGGTGGTCGTCAAGGGTTTGAGAAGGTGTTGGATCTGCTCACCGATGCCTGTGAAGGCCTACTGGAGTATCTCAAGGCCAACTATCCCCAACTAGAGGAGCAGCATTGA
- the purM gene encoding phosphoribosylformylglycinamidine cyclo-ligase, whose product MDYRSAGVDVAAGRAFVEQIRPLVQRTQRPEVVGGLGGFAGLCQIPKGYRQPLLVSGTDGVGTKLKLAQALDRHNTVGIDLVAMCVNDVLTCGAEPLFFLDYIACGRLAPEMMNAVVAGIAQGCEAAGCALLGGETAEMPGFYAEGVYDLAGFCVGVVEQDQVLDGTQVQVGDVVLGLASSGLHSNGFSLVRKIVSDRQLSWQDTPLGPTSLGELCLEPTRIYVQPIRAALSQGIPIHGMAHITGGGLPENLPRCLGQGRSAHLDPQAWPIPPLFHWLGEVGNVSLGELFNTFNMGIGYTVVLPASAVAAAQTCFAKWGIESWPIGTVVAGAGEVLGLPAA is encoded by the coding sequence ATGGACTATCGCAGTGCCGGTGTTGATGTGGCTGCTGGCCGCGCTTTTGTTGAGCAGATTCGCCCCTTGGTACAGCGAACCCAACGTCCGGAAGTGGTGGGAGGCCTGGGGGGGTTTGCTGGGCTGTGTCAAATTCCCAAGGGCTATCGTCAACCCCTTTTGGTCTCAGGAACTGATGGGGTGGGCACCAAGCTAAAACTGGCTCAAGCCCTCGATCGCCACAATACTGTCGGCATTGATCTAGTGGCCATGTGCGTCAATGATGTCCTTACCTGTGGTGCTGAGCCACTCTTTTTCTTGGACTACATTGCCTGTGGCCGCCTGGCGCCAGAGATGATGAACGCTGTGGTGGCGGGTATTGCTCAGGGGTGTGAAGCAGCCGGTTGTGCCCTTTTGGGGGGGGAGACAGCGGAAATGCCGGGATTCTATGCCGAAGGGGTCTATGACCTCGCGGGGTTCTGTGTGGGTGTCGTTGAGCAGGATCAGGTGCTGGATGGCACGCAGGTGCAGGTGGGGGATGTGGTCTTGGGATTGGCGAGCTCTGGGCTGCACAGTAACGGCTTTAGCTTGGTGCGCAAAATCGTCAGCGATCGCCAGCTCAGTTGGCAGGATACCCCCCTTGGCCCTACTTCCCTTGGCGAATTATGTCTAGAACCCACCCGTATTTATGTTCAGCCCATCCGCGCCGCCCTAAGCCAAGGAATTCCCATCCACGGCATGGCCCATATCACCGGCGGCGGTTTGCCAGAAAATTTGCCCCGCTGCTTGGGCCAAGGGCGATCGGCACACCTAGACCCTCAGGCTTGGCCCATTCCACCTCTCTTCCACTGGCTTGGGGAAGTAGGGAATGTCAGCTTGGGGGAACTGTTTAACACCTTCAATATGGGCATTGGTTACACCGTTGTGTTACCAGCGTCAGCCGTTGCGGCGGCGCAGACCTGCTTTGCCAAGTGGGGAATCGAGAGTTGGCCAATTGGTACCGTAGTTGCGGGCGCCGGTGAGGTGTTGGGGTTACCTGCTGCCTAA
- a CDS encoding Na(+)/H(+) antiporter subunit B, which translates to MIWLYGIAALLLLLKILAIPTMPAIPAIGIVETLVTESAIPNAVTAIILRNRLYDTIFEVVVFTLAIMGAQYLLSNEKPLGHVSRFNDQPSIVLARFGATICSLVCIELALRGHLSPGGGFAAGVAGGTAIGLVAITSTPEWLESIYRRFHAATWEKISVIVFILCAASLLMGVALPAGRFGTLLSGGWIPWLNILIALKVALGSWAAVLTFIRYRGLL; encoded by the coding sequence ATGATTTGGCTTTATGGAATTGCGGCCCTACTGCTGCTGCTTAAAATTTTGGCGATTCCCACCATGCCAGCAATACCAGCTATCGGGATTGTTGAGACTTTGGTTACAGAGAGCGCAATTCCCAATGCAGTCACAGCCATCATTTTGCGCAATCGCCTGTACGACACCATTTTTGAAGTGGTGGTCTTCACCCTTGCCATCATGGGAGCACAGTATCTGCTCAGTAATGAAAAACCCCTTGGCCATGTCAGCCGCTTCAATGATCAACCTTCGATTGTTTTAGCAAGATTTGGCGCCACCATTTGCTCCCTTGTGTGTATTGAGTTAGCCCTGCGGGGACACCTGAGTCCGGGGGGTGGATTTGCTGCTGGTGTTGCTGGTGGGACGGCGATCGGTCTTGTGGCCATTACCTCAACCCCAGAGTGGTTAGAGAGTATTTATCGTCGCTTTCATGCCGCCACTTGGGAAAAAATCTCGGTGATTGTTTTCATTCTCTGCGCTGCCAGTCTGTTGATGGGGGTGGCATTGCCTGCGGGTCGGTTTGGCACACTCCTCAGTGGTGGCTGGATTCCTTGGCTGAATATCCTCATTGCCCTGAAAGTGGCCCTGGGTTCCTGGGCGGCAGTGCTGACGTTTATTCGCTATCGCGGCCTGCTCTAA
- a CDS encoding DUF4040 domain-containing protein, which translates to MDSWLIAVTALLPLTALMLVFQENPYHALVIRGIIGAVAALLYAILGAADVALTEALVGTMLSIMLYAVAVRSSLVLRLGILASSLSTDSLDHLLAAIREALAPYHLRVELIIYPTFEQLQIALRDRQIHALCVEEKAQMLTTTRVARLYTILKPHLTPLTELVYYPLPREEESAP; encoded by the coding sequence ATGGATAGCTGGCTCATTGCTGTCACTGCCCTCTTGCCCCTAACGGCTCTCATGTTGGTTTTTCAGGAGAATCCCTACCACGCGCTTGTGATTCGCGGCATTATTGGTGCCGTGGCTGCCCTTCTCTATGCCATTCTCGGAGCTGCCGATGTGGCGCTAACCGAAGCCCTGGTGGGAACGATGCTCTCAATTATGCTCTACGCGGTTGCAGTACGCTCTTCCTTGGTGCTGCGATTGGGCATCTTAGCTTCGTCCCTGTCCACCGATAGTTTAGATCACTTATTGGCAGCCATTCGTGAAGCCCTTGCCCCCTATCATTTGCGCGTTGAATTAATCATTTATCCCACGTTTGAGCAACTCCAAATAGCGCTCCGCGATCGCCAGATTCACGCTCTTTGTGTGGAGGAGAAGGCACAAATGCTAACAACGACTCGTGTAGCGCGCCTCTACACCATCCTCAAACCCCACCTCACCCCTCTCACAGAACTTGTGTATTACCCCTTGCCCCGTGAAGAGGAGTCAGCCCCATGA
- a CDS encoding monovalent cation/H(+) antiporter subunit G: MGFGLFLWLWGTWPLVSRRSPLYKLHFLSVSDTLGSMAIMIGVLLRIPREWPLLVLALISLALWNTILGYVLAYCSQGEDTDG, translated from the coding sequence ATGGGTTTTGGTCTTTTTCTTTGGCTGTGGGGAACTTGGCCGCTGGTGAGCCGGCGATCGCCCCTCTATAAGCTGCATTTTTTGTCAGTCTCCGATACCTTGGGTTCGATGGCGATCATGATCGGGGTGTTACTGCGCATTCCCCGCGAATGGCCTCTTCTGGTCTTGGCATTGATCTCCCTTGCCCTCTGGAATACCATTCTGGGCTACGTTTTGGCCTACTGCTCCCAAGGGGAGGACACTGATGGATAG
- a CDS encoding Na+/H+ antiporter subunit E, whose protein sequence is MNYLNFALRVTIWLLLTADFGLVNLVIGILVSLLLPQGRAGGATLRQWLSTLGKVAMAVPRAYLEAIQMIGRPHRHEAILREPVDPTRAPGLIFLDIFTITFTPKTIVVHYDEEGWFEVHQLVERRPEE, encoded by the coding sequence ATGAATTATTTGAACTTCGCCCTGCGTGTAACGATTTGGCTGCTACTGACAGCAGATTTTGGTTTGGTCAATCTGGTGATTGGTATTCTGGTTTCGCTCCTGCTGCCCCAAGGGCGGGCGGGTGGGGCAACACTGCGGCAGTGGCTCAGTACCCTAGGAAAAGTGGCGATGGCTGTTCCTCGGGCCTACCTTGAGGCAATCCAAATGATAGGGCGTCCCCATCGCCATGAAGCGATCCTGCGTGAACCCGTTGATCCTACCCGTGCCCCCGGTCTGATTTTTCTGGATATTTTTACGATTACCTTCACGCCCAAGACGATCGTAGTGCACTACGACGAGGAGGGTTGGTTTGAAGTGCATCAACTAGTGGAGCGCCGACCTGAAGAATGA
- a CDS encoding cation:proton antiporter, whose translation MTDLAIAWILLPFGAGLALYLLPPLARGLTLAIALVSLCVGLGITINQVNTAFVLLDSFGISLSIDPLSGYFIVTNALVTLAALLHIWQERDKAFFYVLLCLLHGSANTVFISADFLSLYVNIEVLGIVVFLLIAYPRSDRCLWIGLRYLMVSNVAMLFYLMGVALVYQTNHTFAFRALMQASPEAVALILMGLLAKGAIFISGLWLPQTNVVAAPIVAALLAGIVENTGVFSLVRVSLLHSNIADIVRLFALAAIFFGSIFALVADDVRRMLSFSTLGQLGWIVIAPPAAGLYALMHGLAKASLFLSVGELRHYRLSELRQEGLPRPVAIALIIAGYGIVGVPFLAGFPAKVLTLSYLEPWHQGLLYGAGFLTATVYSKFLFLPRYPSKTLIPLGYRAATMVLLGGLFLANGGYTEAYSSGMSLLRAALPPLVGCGLVALGVSRWESSWRGAWERLEHLLGVMLLLLLGLVGLAL comes from the coding sequence ATGACAGACCTAGCGATCGCTTGGATTTTGTTGCCCTTTGGGGCTGGCTTAGCCCTTTATCTGCTGCCCCCCTTGGCGCGGGGTCTGACGCTGGCGATCGCCCTTGTTTCCCTCTGTGTCGGCTTAGGGATCACCATCAACCAGGTCAACACTGCCTTTGTTCTTCTCGATAGCTTTGGCATTTCCCTGAGCATTGACCCCCTGAGTGGTTACTTTATTGTCACCAATGCCCTCGTCACTTTGGCAGCCCTGTTGCACATCTGGCAGGAGAGGGACAAGGCATTCTTCTACGTGCTGCTGTGTCTACTCCACGGTAGTGCCAACACCGTCTTTATTTCAGCGGATTTCCTCAGTCTTTACGTGAATATTGAGGTGCTGGGGATTGTCGTTTTTCTGTTGATTGCCTATCCCCGCAGCGATCGCTGCCTCTGGATTGGCCTGCGCTACCTGATGGTGAGTAATGTGGCCATGCTCTTTTATTTAATGGGGGTTGCTCTGGTTTATCAGACAAACCATACCTTTGCCTTTCGTGCACTGATGCAAGCATCGCCAGAGGCTGTGGCTCTGATTTTGATGGGACTGTTGGCAAAGGGCGCCATTTTCATTAGTGGGCTTTGGTTGCCCCAAACTAACGTTGTTGCTGCGCCGATTGTTGCTGCTCTCCTAGCCGGTATTGTCGAAAATACTGGGGTTTTTAGCCTTGTGCGTGTCAGTCTGCTTCATAGCAACATTGCCGATATTGTGCGGCTGTTTGCTCTTGCTGCAATCTTTTTTGGCTCAATATTTGCCCTGGTGGCCGATGATGTACGACGGATGCTCAGCTTCAGTACCCTTGGCCAACTCGGATGGATAGTCATTGCCCCTCCAGCGGCGGGTTTGTATGCCCTCATGCACGGCTTGGCAAAGGCCAGTCTTTTTTTAAGTGTGGGGGAACTGCGCCACTATCGTCTGAGCGAATTACGCCAAGAGGGTTTGCCCCGCCCAGTGGCGATCGCCCTAATTATTGCTGGTTATGGCATTGTCGGTGTGCCCTTCCTCGCTGGATTTCCTGCTAAGGTCTTGACATTGAGTTACCTTGAGCCGTGGCACCAGGGACTCCTCTATGGAGCTGGGTTTTTGACCGCCACAGTTTACAGCAAATTTCTCTTTTTGCCCCGCTATCCTAGCAAGACTCTGATACCCCTGGGCTATAGGGCCGCCACAATGGTGCTCTTGGGTGGGCTATTTCTGGCCAATGGGGGCTATACGGAAGCCTACAGTAGTGGCATGAGTTTGTTACGCGCCGCTTTGCCACCCCTGGTGGGGTGTGGTCTGGTGGCCTTGGGGGTCTCCCGCTGGGAATCGTCTTGGCGAGGGGCTTGGGAGCGTCTAGAGCATCTTCTAGGGGTGATGCTATTGCTGTTACTTGGCTTGGTAGGATTAGCCCTATGA